Proteins from one Gloeocapsa sp. PCC 73106 genomic window:
- a CDS encoding NblA/ycf18 family protein — MCYLNLQVFSTLGIRKLMEKHHNLSLEQQFKLQILREQVKTLSKEEAQDCLIEVLQQMMVKDNLVKKLLKNA; from the coding sequence ATGTGTTATCTTAATTTACAAGTTTTCTCAACCCTTGGGATTCGTAAACTCATGGAAAAACATCATAACCTCAGTCTGGAACAACAGTTCAAGCTACAGATTCTACGCGAACAGGTAAAAACGTTAAGCAAAGAAGAAGCCCAAGACTGTCTCATTGAAGTTTTACAGCAAATGATGGTCAAAGATAATCTAGTCAAGAAATTACTTAAAAACGCCTAG
- a CDS encoding phycobiliprotein lyase, producing MDAMEFFQQSAGEWRSLRTTHHLPFRRAETGDSQIVVEALTAQNPKIKEICEIHAIDPQLSVGGAFVEWQASMAWDQEDDNHTGTTVFALIPEENDPKQGQLLRERGYAEIVPVAGQYHIDEENALVLVTEYETMSIFERFWFANANLRIRASTVKRFGGFNTATFSVESRQVESRVTEESSEPVTELFSLTGW from the coding sequence GTGGATGCAATGGAATTTTTTCAGCAGAGTGCAGGTGAATGGCGATCGCTCAGGACGACCCATCACCTACCCTTTAGGCGAGCGGAAACGGGGGATTCCCAGATTGTGGTAGAAGCACTAACGGCCCAGAATCCTAAAATTAAAGAAATTTGTGAAATTCACGCGATCGATCCTCAACTCAGCGTGGGAGGGGCTTTTGTGGAGTGGCAAGCATCTATGGCTTGGGACCAAGAGGATGACAATCACACAGGAACAACCGTGTTTGCTCTAATACCCGAGGAAAATGACCCCAAACAAGGACAATTACTGAGAGAAAGAGGTTACGCCGAAATAGTACCAGTGGCGGGCCAATACCACATCGACGAGGAAAATGCCCTGGTTTTAGTCACAGAATACGAAACTATGAGTATTTTTGAGCGATTTTGGTTTGCCAATGCTAATCTGAGAATCAGAGCTAGTACCGTCAAACGTTTTGGGGGTTTTAACACAGCCACATTTTCCGTAGAAAGTAGACAGGTAGAAAGTAGAGTCACTGAGGAATCCAGTGAACCTGTGACCGAACTATTTTCTCTGACAGGCTGGTAA
- a CDS encoding phycobilisome rod-core linker polypeptide — protein MAIPLLNYGPTSQNQRVAGYEVPGEEQPRIYSTENVLSGSSLDDLIWAAYRQVFSEHQILKSNRQTFLESQLRSGQLTVRDFISGLANSDPFIRFNFEPNSNYRFVEICIQRLLGRDPYNEREKIAWSIVVANKGVKGFIDELVDTEEYMTNFGYDTVPYQRRRNLPQRGMGETPFNLKTPRYGAYHRAQLGFPQIVWQNAVKRYIPQEKAATAGDPSQFLGMARSIAPKQNIIPRISAMNINIEASVPYRK, from the coding sequence TTGGCTATTCCTCTTCTAAATTATGGTCCTACAAGCCAAAATCAGCGTGTAGCCGGATATGAAGTACCTGGTGAAGAGCAACCCAGAATTTATTCCACAGAGAATGTGCTTTCGGGTTCATCTCTAGACGATCTGATTTGGGCAGCTTATCGTCAGGTTTTTAGTGAGCATCAAATTCTCAAAAGCAATCGTCAGACCTTTTTAGAATCTCAGTTACGCTCAGGTCAATTGACGGTTCGGGATTTTATCTCGGGACTAGCAAATTCTGATCCATTCATCAGATTTAACTTTGAGCCTAATAGTAACTATCGTTTCGTAGAAATCTGCATTCAGCGTCTGCTGGGTCGCGATCCCTACAACGAAAGAGAAAAAATCGCTTGGTCGATAGTCGTAGCTAACAAAGGGGTCAAGGGTTTTATTGATGAGTTGGTCGATACTGAAGAGTACATGACTAACTTTGGCTATGATACCGTTCCCTATCAACGCCGACGTAATCTACCTCAAAGAGGTATGGGAGAAACTCCATTTAACCTGAAAACGCCTCGTTATGGCGCGTATCATCGGGCGCAGTTGGGCTTCCCTCAAATTGTTTGGCAAAATGCTGTCAAACGTTATATTCCTCAAGAGAAAGCTGCCACAGCAGGAGATCCTTCTCAGTTCTTAGGAATGGCTCGTAGCATTGCTCCCAAGCAAAATATTATTCCCCGAATATCGGCGATGAATATTAACATTGAGGCTTCTGTTCCTTATCGCAAGTAA
- a CDS encoding MoxR family ATPase — protein sequence MKPNSDLFIEIVHGIEQIILGQSQIVKQLLVALISGGHVIIEGVPGTGKTLLVKVIAHLIKADFSRVQLTPDILPADILGTNIFDLNSRSFSLKKGPIFTEILLADEINRTPPKTQAALLEAMEEQQVTLDGESLALGDLFWVIATQNPLEFEGTYPLPEAQLDRFLFKLVVDYPETAAEKQMLLNANQNTSVKRVNLTNLEAIANVKQIIEARQAVKRVNLTEPIIDYLLNLIHKTRQNRDLLLGASPRAAVLWLEASKAQAWLSGRDFVTPDDLKAIALPLLRHRLLLKPEAQLDGLQVEGVITSLLEQTPVPR from the coding sequence ATGAAGCCAAATAGCGACTTATTTATCGAAATAGTACACGGTATCGAACAAATTATCCTGGGACAGTCTCAGATTGTTAAACAGTTACTAGTCGCTTTGATTAGCGGAGGTCACGTCATTATCGAGGGTGTACCGGGAACGGGAAAAACTCTCTTAGTAAAAGTAATCGCACATCTAATTAAAGCAGATTTCTCTAGAGTACAACTAACACCAGATATTCTCCCGGCTGATATACTCGGTACTAATATCTTTGACCTGAATAGTCGCAGTTTTAGCTTGAAAAAAGGACCGATTTTTACCGAAATTCTCCTCGCTGATGAAATTAATCGGACTCCCCCTAAAACTCAAGCGGCTTTACTAGAAGCTATGGAAGAACAACAAGTTACTTTAGATGGAGAAAGTTTAGCATTAGGTGACCTATTTTGGGTGATCGCAACACAAAATCCTCTAGAGTTCGAGGGTACTTATCCTCTACCAGAAGCTCAGCTTGATCGCTTTTTATTTAAATTGGTGGTAGATTATCCCGAAACTGCCGCAGAAAAACAAATGCTACTCAACGCTAATCAAAATACTTCAGTCAAAAGAGTTAATCTTACTAATTTAGAGGCGATCGCCAATGTCAAACAGATTATTGAAGCTCGTCAAGCTGTCAAGAGAGTCAACCTCACTGAGCCTATTATCGACTATTTATTAAATCTTATTCATAAAACTCGCCAAAACCGCGATCTTCTTTTGGGTGCTTCTCCTCGCGCTGCTGTACTCTGGTTGGAAGCGAGTAAAGCTCAAGCTTGGCTCTCAGGAAGAGATTTTGTTACTCCCGATGATCTTAAGGCGATCGCTCTTCCTTTGTTACGTCATCGTTTATTACTCAAACCCGAAGCTCAATTAGATGGCTTACAAGTCGAAGGAGTTATTACTTCTCTACTAGAACAAACTCCTGTACCTAGATAA